A region of Vitis riparia cultivar Riparia Gloire de Montpellier isolate 1030 chromosome 12, EGFV_Vit.rip_1.0, whole genome shotgun sequence DNA encodes the following proteins:
- the LOC117926692 gene encoding transcription factor VOZ1-like isoform X2, producing MRKGSKSNCKSASHQLFKDKAKNRVDDLQGMFTNLQFARKESRTSDVAVLEEQVHQMLREWKAELNEPSPASSLLGGSLGSFSADINRLLQRCEEEDDATSALVEPAALKPEPDVQSLQAGNSMAFQEDYLVNHASQDHCLLGFDQCKGSAFGLQNTVANNLEMTTQSDYNQFDMHQDFDHELFIGPMGLCGQDGVPNIPGLLPNICPPPSAFLGPKCALWDCPRPAQGSEWCQDYCSSFHASLALNEGPPGMTPVLRPGGIGLKDGPLFSALSAKTQGKDVGIPECEGAATSKSPWNAPELFDLSVLEGEIIREWLFFDKPRRAFESGNRKQRSLPDYSGRGWHESRKQVMKEFGGLKRSYYMDPQPLTCFEWHLYEYEINHCDACALYRLELKLVDGKKSPKGKVINDSLADLQKQMGRLTAEFPTDVKRSTKGRTKVNKKVYHYILVWEVSILGL from the exons ATGAGGAAGGGTTCGAAGAGTAATTGCAAATCTGCATCACACCAACTCTtcaaggacaaggcaaaaaacCGGGTTGATGATCTCCAAGGGATGTTCACCAATCTTCAATTTGCTAGGAAGGAGAGTCGAACCAGTGATGTTGCAGTGTTGGAGGAGCAAGTGCATCAGATGCTTCGCGAGTGGAAAGCTGAGCTCAATGAGCCGTCTCCAGCTTCTTCTTTGCTT GGTGGTAGTCTTGGGTCATTTTCAGCAGATATTAATCGTTTGTTGCAGCGCTGTGAGGAGGAAGATGATGCAACTAGTGCATTAGTAGAACCTGCAGCATTGAAGCCTGAGCCTGATGTTCAAAGTCTTCAGGCAGGCAATTCGATGGCCTTTCAAGAG GACTATCTCGTGAATCATGCATCACAAGACCATTGCCTTCTGGGGTTTGATCAATGCAAAGGCTCTGCATTTGGGTTGCAAAATACAGTGGCTAATAACTTGGAGATGACAACTCAGTCAGATTATAATCAGTTTGATATGCATCAAGACTTTGACCATGAGCTTTTTATTGGCCCCATGGGGCTGTGTGGACAGGATGGTGTGCCCAACATTCCTGGCTTGTTGCCAAACATCTGCCCTCCACCATCTGCTTTCTTAGGGCCAAAATGTGCACTCTGGGATTGTCCCAGGCCTGCTCAAGGTTCTGAATGGTGTCAGGATTATTGCAGTAGCTTTCATGCGAGTCTAGCATTAAATGAAGGCCCCCCAGGTATGACTCCAGTTCTGCGACCTGGGGGCATTGGTTTGAAGGATGGTCCTCTATTTTCTGCACTTAGTGCAAAGACACAGGGAAAGGATGTTGGCATCCCTGAATGTGAGGGGGCTGCAACTTCAAAATCTCCATGGAATGCTCCTG AGTTGTTTGATCTTTCTGTTCTTGAAGGTGAAATAATTAGGGAGTGGCTCTTTTTTGATAAGCCTCGTAGAGCATTTGAGAGTGGGAATAGGAAGCAGAGGTCATTGCCAGATTACAGTGGACGTGGTTGGCATGAATCAAGGAAACAAGTGATGAAGGAATTTGGGGGATTGAAGAGGTCTTATTACATGGATCCGCAACCTCTAACCTGTTTTGAGTGGCATCTTTATGAATATGAGATCAACCACTGTGATGCTTGTGCATTATATAGGTTGGAACTCAAGCTCGTTGATGGAAAGAAGAGTCCCAAGGGAAAGGTGATAAATGATTCACTTGCTGATCTGCAGAAGCAGATGGGAAGGCTTACTGCTGAGTTTCCTACTGATGTCAAACGCTCTACTAAGGGCAGGACAAAGGTTAATAAAAAG GTATACCATTATATTTTGGTATGGGAGGTCTCCATATTGGGACTCTGA
- the LOC117926518 gene encoding acyl-coenzyme A oxidase 3, peroxisomal-like, with product MEPSLSPSPCLQYSPPELASPPSDFNLSDMRKLMDGHNLQDRDWLFGLMIQSKLFNPRFSGGRVFVSPDYNQSMEQQREMTMKRIHYLLDCGVFQEWLTGRGPEVEMRKFALHEVIGMYDHSLAVKLGVHYFLWGGAIQFFGTKRHHDKWLRDTENYVIKGCFAMTELGHGSNVRGIETVTTYDSKTGEFVINSPCESAQKYWIGGAANHATHTIVFSQLNINGKSEGVHAFIAQIRDTDGNICPNVRVADCGHKIGLNGVDNGRIWFDNVRIPRENLLNSVADVSPDGQYLSAIKDPDQRFAAFLAPLTSGRVTIATSAVYSSKMSLAIAIRYSLTRRAFSITPNQPEVLLLDYPSHQRRLLPLLAKTYAMSFAANYLKMIYVKRTPESNKTIHVVSSAFKAILTWHNMRTLQECREACGGQGLKTENRIGQMKGEYDVQSTFEGDNNILMQQVSKALLAEYIAVQKRNRPFKGLGLEHMNKSCPVIPSQLTSSTLRSSQFQTDIFCLRERDLLIRFAAEMSQLQAQGLSREYALLQSYQLAEDLGRAFSDRAILQTFLDAEAAVSSGPLKSMLSLLRSMHVLIILEEDASFLRYGYLSPDNAAGIRKEVTILCSELRPHALALVSSFGIPDAFLSPIAFNWIDANSWSSVQPQQGATVPL from the exons ATGGAGCCCTCTCTCTCCCCATCTCCGTGCCTCCAGTACTCTCCGCCTGAGCTGGCCTCGCCGCCCTCTGATTTCAACCTCTCCGACATGCGGAAGCTCATGGACGGTCACAATCTCCAAGATCGTGACTGGTTGTTCGGCCTCATGATCCAGAGCAAGCTTTTCAACCCTAGATTTTCTGGCGGGCGGGTCTTCGTGTCGCCGGACTATAACCAGTCCATGGAGCAGCAGAGGGAGATGACCATGAAGCGAATTCATTATTTGTTGGATTGTGGGGTTTTCCAGGAGTGGTTGACTGGTCGAGGGCCGGAGGTTGAGATGAGAAAGTTCGCTTTGCATGAAGTGATTGGTATGTACGATCACTCGCTCGCCGTTAAGCTTGGCGTCCATTATTTTCTATG GGGTGGTGCCATCCAGTTTTTTGGAACCAAGCGTCATCATGACAAGTGGTTGAGAGACACTGAGAATTATGTGATCAAAGGTTGCTTTGCAATGACAGAATTGGGGCATGGAAGTAAT GTTCGAGGTATTGAAACAGTTACCACATATGACTCAAAAACTGGAGAGTTTGTTATTAACAGTCCCTGTGAATCAGCTCAGAAGTACTGGATAGGAGGAGCAGCAAAT CATGCAACACATACCATAGTTTTCTCGCAGCTCAATATAAATGGGAAGAGTGAAGGGGTTCATGCATTTATAGCCCAGATCAGAGATACAGATGGCAACATTTGTCCAAATGTTCGTGTAGCTGATTGTGGTCATAAAATTGGTTTAAATGGTGTGGATAATGGTCGAATCTG GTTTGACAATGTGAGAATCCCTAGAGAGAATCTGTTGAATTCAGTAGCTGATGTTTCACCAGATGGACAATATTTGAGTGCAATAAAGGACCCTGATCAG AGGTTTGCGGCCTTCCTAGCCCCTTTGACATCAGGTCGTGTTACCATTGCAACCAGTGCGGTTTACTCATCAAAG ATGAGTTTAGCAATTGCCATAAGGTACTCTTTAACAAGGCGGGCCTTTTCTATCACACCAAACCAGCCTGAAGTTCTATTGCTTGATTACCCTAGTCATCAACGGCGACTATTACCTCTCCTTGCCAAGAC ATATGCTATGAGTTTTGCTGCGAACTACTTGAAAATGATATATGTGAAGCGGACACCTGAATCTAACAAAACCATCCATGTTGTTTCAAGTGCATTCAAGGCTATCTTAACCTGGCATAACATGCGGACCCTTCAG GAATGTCGTGAAGCTTGTGGGGGGCAAGGCTTGAAGACTGAAAATCGGATTGGGCAAATGAAAGGTGAATATGACGTGCAATCCACATTCGAGGGTGACAACAACATTCTGATGCAACAG GTTAGCAAGGCTCTCCTTGCAGAATATATTGCAGTGCAGAAGAGGAATAGACCATTTAAAGGACTGGGGTTAGAACACATGAACAAATCTTGCCCTGTCATTCCATCTCAGCTCACAAGTTCTACCCTCAGAAGTAGCCAATTCCAG ACTGATATATTCTGCCTGAGGGAGCGAGATCTATTGATCCGTTTTGCTGCTGAGATGTCACAGCTTCAAGCACAGGGCCTAAGCAGAGAGTATGCACTTCTTCAG AGTTATCAACTTGCAGAAGACTTGGGGAGAGCTTTCTCAGATCGAGCAATTTTGCAGACCTTTTTAGATGCTGAGGCAGCTGTGTCTTCTGGTCCACTTAAG AGCATGTTAAGTCTGTTAAGATCCATGCATGTCTTGATTATCTTGGAAGAAGATGCTTCCTTCCTCCGATATGGTTACTTGTCACCCGACAATGCTGCTGGAATTAGGAAAGAAGTAACAATACTCTGCAGTGAATTGCGACCACATGCCCTTGCCTTGGTCAGCTCCTTTGGCATCCCTGACGCATTTTTGAGCCCAATTGCTTTCAATTGGATCGATGCAAATTCTTGGTCGTCGGTTCAGCCCCAACAAGGGGCCACAGTTCCTCTCTAA
- the LOC117926692 gene encoding transcription factor VOZ1-like isoform X1, producing the protein MRKGSKSNCKSASHQLFKDKAKNRVDDLQGMFTNLQFARKESRTSDVAVLEEQVHQMLREWKAELNEPSPASSLLGGSLGSFSADINRLLQRCEEEDDATSALVEPAALKPEPDVQSLQAGNSMAFQEDYLVNHASQDHCLLGFDQCKGSAFGLQNTVANNLEMTTQSDYNQFDMHQDFDHELFIGPMGLCGQDGVPNIPGLLPNICPPPSAFLGPKCALWDCPRPAQGSEWCQDYCSSFHASLALNEGPPGMTPVLRPGGIGLKDGPLFSALSAKTQGKDVGIPECEGAATSKSPWNAPELFDLSVLEGEIIREWLFFDKPRRAFESGNRKQRSLPDYSGRGWHESRKQVMKEFGGLKRSYYMDPQPLTCFEWHLYEYEINHCDACALYRLELKLVDGKKSPKGKVINDSLADLQKQMGRLTAEFPTDVKRSTKGRTKVNKKVGARNIYSAPNLMTPTAETFSYGLSGSYNYLPENLTDYYGK; encoded by the exons ATGAGGAAGGGTTCGAAGAGTAATTGCAAATCTGCATCACACCAACTCTtcaaggacaaggcaaaaaacCGGGTTGATGATCTCCAAGGGATGTTCACCAATCTTCAATTTGCTAGGAAGGAGAGTCGAACCAGTGATGTTGCAGTGTTGGAGGAGCAAGTGCATCAGATGCTTCGCGAGTGGAAAGCTGAGCTCAATGAGCCGTCTCCAGCTTCTTCTTTGCTT GGTGGTAGTCTTGGGTCATTTTCAGCAGATATTAATCGTTTGTTGCAGCGCTGTGAGGAGGAAGATGATGCAACTAGTGCATTAGTAGAACCTGCAGCATTGAAGCCTGAGCCTGATGTTCAAAGTCTTCAGGCAGGCAATTCGATGGCCTTTCAAGAG GACTATCTCGTGAATCATGCATCACAAGACCATTGCCTTCTGGGGTTTGATCAATGCAAAGGCTCTGCATTTGGGTTGCAAAATACAGTGGCTAATAACTTGGAGATGACAACTCAGTCAGATTATAATCAGTTTGATATGCATCAAGACTTTGACCATGAGCTTTTTATTGGCCCCATGGGGCTGTGTGGACAGGATGGTGTGCCCAACATTCCTGGCTTGTTGCCAAACATCTGCCCTCCACCATCTGCTTTCTTAGGGCCAAAATGTGCACTCTGGGATTGTCCCAGGCCTGCTCAAGGTTCTGAATGGTGTCAGGATTATTGCAGTAGCTTTCATGCGAGTCTAGCATTAAATGAAGGCCCCCCAGGTATGACTCCAGTTCTGCGACCTGGGGGCATTGGTTTGAAGGATGGTCCTCTATTTTCTGCACTTAGTGCAAAGACACAGGGAAAGGATGTTGGCATCCCTGAATGTGAGGGGGCTGCAACTTCAAAATCTCCATGGAATGCTCCTG AGTTGTTTGATCTTTCTGTTCTTGAAGGTGAAATAATTAGGGAGTGGCTCTTTTTTGATAAGCCTCGTAGAGCATTTGAGAGTGGGAATAGGAAGCAGAGGTCATTGCCAGATTACAGTGGACGTGGTTGGCATGAATCAAGGAAACAAGTGATGAAGGAATTTGGGGGATTGAAGAGGTCTTATTACATGGATCCGCAACCTCTAACCTGTTTTGAGTGGCATCTTTATGAATATGAGATCAACCACTGTGATGCTTGTGCATTATATAGGTTGGAACTCAAGCTCGTTGATGGAAAGAAGAGTCCCAAGGGAAAGGTGATAAATGATTCACTTGCTGATCTGCAGAAGCAGATGGGAAGGCTTACTGCTGAGTTTCCTACTGATGTCAAACGCTCTACTAAGGGCAGGACAAAGGTTAATAAAAAGGTTGGTGCCAGAAATATTTATTCTGCTCCTAATCTCATGACTCCTACAGCTGAAACTTTCAGTTATGGGCTAAGTGGATCATACAATTATCTTCCTGAGAATTTGACTGACTATTATGGTAAATAA
- the LOC117926398 gene encoding OPA3-like protein, translating into MILPVVKLGTLALKTMCKPIAARLKKEAGLHPKFRQFIINIAQANHRFTTTMQRRIYGHATNVEIRPLNEEKAVQAAADLVGELFVFTVAGAAVIFEVQRNSRSEARKEELRKQELQALKQRDEDLAREVEQLKHKLEELEQLAKGQGLSGLFNFNHAHATEDGKALPN; encoded by the exons ATGATACTGCCGGTGGTGAAGCTAGGCACCCTCGCCCTCAAAACCATGTGCAAACCCATTGCCGCTCGCCTTAAGAAAGAGGCTGGCTTGCACCCCAAGTTTCGCCAGTTCATCATCAACATTGCCCAG GCAAATCATCGATTCACAACAACTATGCAAAGACGCATCTATGGTCATGCAACCAATGTTGAAATTCGCCCtttgaatgaagagaaagcTGTCCAAGCTGCTGCAGATCTTGTTGGGGAACTTTTTGTGTTCACG gttGCTGGAGCTGCTGTTATCTTTGAGGTACAAAGAAATTCTAGATCCGAGGCTAGAAAGGAGGAATTGCGCAAACAGGAACTACAG GCATTGAAGCAAAGAGATGAAGATCTAGCTAGAGAAGTTGAACAACTTAAACACAAACTTGAAGAGCTGGAGCAACTTGCCAAAGGACAAGGACTCAGCGGTCTTTTCAACTTCAATCATGCTCATGCGACTGAAGATGGAAAAGCATTACCCAATTGA